The following DNA comes from Microbacterium terregens.
GGCGTCATCGACGTTCACGCGCACGTGCTGCTCCCCTCCCTGCACGCCGAGGTCGAGCGCCGCGCGCCCGAGCTCGTGGCCGAGGCGGCCGCGCTGGATCTGAGGCGCAACGGCGCCGCGAGCCAGGCGGTGTCGGGTCCGATGATCGGGATGCGCATCCCGAAGCTCACCGATGTCGGCGTGCGTCTGGCCGACATGGACGCGCAAGGCGTCCAGACGCAGTGGGTGAGCGCCTCGCCGAACCACTTCTATCCGTGGGCCCCGGAGGGGCTGGCCGTCTGGGCTGCGGGCGAGGCCAACCGCCTGATCGCCGAGCACGTCGCCCAGGCGCCCGATCGACTGACGGGCCTCGGCCTGGTGCCGATGCAGCATCCCGAGCGCATGGTCGAGTACCTCGATGATGCCGTGCTCGGCCGCGGGCTCGCCGGAGTGGAGATCTCCTCGTTCGCGGGGGATGTCGAACTGTCCGACCCGCGCCTCGAGCCGTTCTGGGCACGTGCCGCAGAGCTCGGCATCGTCATCTTCCTCCATCCCTTCGGCTGCAGCCTCGACGAGCGGCTGGACCGGTTCTATCTCGCCAACACCGTCGGCCAGCCGGCCGAGAACGCGGTGGCCCTGTCACACCTGATCTTCGCCGGCGTGCTGGATCGGCATCCTGGCCTGAAGATCGTCGCCGCACACGGCGGGGGCTACCTGCCCACGGTCATCGGGCGCTCCGACCACGCGTGGCACGTGCGTCCGGATGCCCGGGGCTGCGAGCATCCGCCCTCCACGTATCTGCGCAGACTCTGGTTCGACACCGTCGTGCACGACTCGCGGACCCTCCGTGCGCTGGTCGAGGTGGCCGGCGAGGATCGTGTCGTCCTCGGCAGCGACTACCCGTTCGACATGGGGCTCGATGACCCGGTCGCGAAGATCCGCGAAGCGGAGCTGCCCGAGCAGCTCACGCGGCGGATCCTCGGTGGCAACGCCGCGGCACTGATCGGAACGCGCGGCAGCGCATGAGGATCGCCCGTTGGCTCGACGGCACCCAGGTGCGAGAGGGTTTCGTGGAGGGTCCGGACGTGATTCCGTTCCCCGACGGTCGGAGCGTCGCGTCCGTCCTCGCCGAAGGGCTGGATGCCGCGCACACGCTCCACGCGCGAGCCGTCGGCGATCCCGGCGCCGGTCGCCGTCCGCTGGGCGAAGTCCGGCTGCTGGCACCTGTCACGCCGCCCTCGGTGCGCGACTTCGTGTCCTTCGAAGAGCATGTGGAGGGTGTCAGCGCGGGCGTCGAGGGCAAGAGCCATGTCGCAGCCGAGTGGTACGAGGCGCCCACGTTCTACTTCACCAATCCGCACACGATCCTCGGCCCCGACGAGCCGGTGCGGCCACCGGTGACCGAACGACTCGACTTCGAACTCGAGCTCGCCGCCGTGATCGGTGGCGTACCGGGGTCCGACGGAGCCAATCTCGACCCGCTCCAGGCGGCATCGCACATCTTCGGGTACACGATCATGAACGACTGGTCCGCGCGCGACCTGCAGGCACGCGAGATGAAGGTGCGCCTCGGCCCGTGCAAGGGGAAGGATTTCGGCACCACTCTCGGACCGTGGATCGTGACGGCGGACGAGCTCGCGCCGTACCTCGACGACGAAGGCTTCCTCGCGCTGCGCGCCGAGGTGCGGGTCAACGGCGAGATCATCGGCGAGGACCTGGTGTCGAACATGGGGTGGCCGTTCCCCGAGCTGGTCGCCTATGCGTCCCGCAACGCGCGCGTGGTGCCCGGGGACGTGCTCGGCTCCGGGACGGTCGGCAACGGCGGGTGCCTGGGCGAGCTGTGGGGTCGCAACGGACGGCTCTCACCGCCGCCGCTGGCCGAGGGCGACGAGGTCTCGATGACGATCGACGGGATCGGCGACCTCACCGCACGCGTTGGCGCTGCCGTTTCGGCACCCGAGCTGCCGCCCGCGCGCCGGCGCCCCCGCAGCCGGGTTCGCGACTGAGGCCGCGAACGGTGCGGTCGCTGACCGGGCGGGTTTTCCGAACCTCATTCGTATCCCGGAGGATCCCCATCGACCGCCTCGGGGCCCGGCTGCAAGGCCGGCCGGTCAGCGCATGACCCGGTACCGGAGACGCTGAACACCACGGGACTCCGCGCTGTCGGTGAGCTCGAGCTCGATCGCGTCAACGAGGTCGTCCGGGAAGAGCCGCGCACCCGCGCCGAGGATGACAGGAATGACGTGCAGGTCGATCTCATCGATCAGACCGTCGCCGAGAAGCTGCCGCGCAACATCGGCGCTGCCCATCACGTGAACCTCCTTCTCACCCGCCACGATCCCGGCGGCTTCGAGGGCCGCCCGAGCGCCGTCGACGAAGGTGAACAGCGCGCCGTTCCGCACGACCGGATCGCGACGCTCGTGGGTGACGATGAAGACCGGCGCCCAGAACACGTCATCCTCTCCCCACGGCTCCTGGCCGTCGTCGAACGTGTTGCGGCCGAACACGATCGCTCCCGTCGCGCGGAAGCGCGTGAGGAAGGGGTCTGATGCAGACGATTCATCCGCGTCGGGACCGATGAACCAGCGATGGAGCCGCTCCACACTGCGGTGGCGGTCGGCGGCGAATCCGTCCAGGGATATCGATGCGATCAGAACAACGGCAGGCATGACGCCTCCTCACAGGGTGGTTCGTGCGGTGACACTCCGAGACTAGGGATGCGCGGATCCGCGACCGTGGTCCACTCGCGGTCGGTTCGACTGGGCCAGCGCGGGGAGCATACGTTTGCGAAACACGCCGCCACCTAGGGTCATCTCGTGAACAAGCGCGATTTCGACATTGAGACTCCCCCGGCCCGGTCGCGGATGAAGCCTCCGGCGGCGTCCGGCACGCGAACGATCCGCTATGGCCTGGCGTGCATCACCGCGGCGCTGGCGATCGCCACGGCCGGCTGCACCAGCGCCCGAGCGCATGACCCATCACCGTCACCGTCGATCACCGTGGAGGGGAACGCGGCGGACGACGCGGTCGCTCCGATACCCGGCAATCCGCCGGTCGACTACCCGCCGTCCTGGCCGCACCAGTCCACGATCACCGCGGACGGCTACCTCGTCAACGACTGCGTGCCGCAGGAGCTTCGGTCGAACGTCACCAGTCTCACGACTTCTGACGGAGTCCACCTCTCGGCGCTCGTGCTGGGCGAGGGGCCCCGAGGGGTGTTGCTGTCTCACGAGCAGGGCTACCACATCTGCTCATTCGTTCCGCTGGCGCAGCGACTGGCGCACACCGGATACCAGGTCATCCTTCCCGAATACCGCAACCACGGAGCATCCGAACAGTCACCGGACAATGACAACATCGATCGCGATGGCGCGGCGGCGCTGGCCGAGCTGCACCGCCGTGGCGCGGAACGGGTGTTCATCGGTGGCGCGTCGTGCGGTGGGAGCGTCTCTGCGATCCTCGCCGCCGCCGAGCCTCAGATCACCGGTCTGCTCGTGATGTCTTCGCCCGCGCAGTGCGGCCCCCTGGACGCGGAGGCGGCGATCAGCAGCGTGACGGCCCCGACGTTGATGATCGTTTCGCCCGGAGACATGGAGGGTGCGCTGGAACGCGAGGTGAGAGCGCTCTACGCCGCGTCCGGCGCACCGGAAAAAGAGCTGCTGATCGACGAAAGCGGCTACCACGGGACCGACCTGTTCCGCGAGGCCGCCACCGGCGACCAGTTGTTGGCCTCGGTGTTCGAGTTCATCACGTCCACGTTCGACTGAGTCAGCGGCCCCGGACGGGGCGGCCTGGACCGCCCACTCGGTGCGGCGCTACCGCCAGACGGTCGCCAGCAGAACGTTGACCACGGCCAGTCCGCCGATCACCGGGAGCACCCACGCGGCGACGGTTTCACGCTTGCGGTTGACGAGGGCGATCACGATGATGGCGACGAGAATCGCGAGCTTCACGGAGATCTTGACGTTGTTCACATCGTTGCCGAGCGGATACTGCAGGCCGACCAGAAGCACTCCGGTCACGAGCATCGTCCACGCGCCGTGCATCATGGCGGGCAGCACGCGTGCCTTGCCCTGGCGCATCGCTCCGATCTGATACAGAACGCCTCCCAGCAGCGCGGCGACGCCGATGATGTGCAGGGCGAGGATGACGTTCTTCAGGATTTCCATGCGACCATCTTACCGACACCTTGTCGGTTAAATGAAAAGCGCGAATGGCCCTTCCAGCGCGGTGGACGGCCTCAGCTCTCCGCGTCGACCGCCCGCGGCTCTTCGGCACTCTCCTCCGCGACCCGTCGCCCGAGCGGGATCGTGGTGAGCAACCCGACGACGAGCGCGGAGATCGCGATCCAAGCGGCGACCGACACACCCTGGGTGAGTGCCTCGCGAGCGGCATCCGCGATGGGGGCCGTTGCGGGGTTGCCCGCCAGTTCGGCGATGAGCGCACCAGCCGAGTCGGAGACGCCCGCGACGAGGTCCCCGACGGCGGGGTCGGCCGCGATCTGGTCGCTCAGGCGCGCCTCGGTACCTGCGCGCAGCGTCGTGAACAGCGCGGTTCCCAGAATCGCGATACCGAGGGCGGACCCGACCTGGCGAGCGGTCGACTGCGTCGAGGACGCCTGTCCCGACTTGTCCAGGGGGACGTCGACGAGGATCAGCTGCGTCAGCTGCGCGGTCGCGAACCCCACACCCATGCCGTAGAAGAACAGGGGCACACCCGTGACCCAGAGCGTCGAGTCGGGGCGGATCAGAAGCGCCATCACTGCCAGGGAGACGATCTCCAGCAGGATGCCGAGGCGGACCATCTGCACCGGGCTCAGGTACTTGCCCAGCGAGTGAATGGATCCGCTGGCCACGAACGACCCCACCGCGAGGGGAAGGAGCGCGAGGCCCGCCTGCAGCGCATCCATGCCGAGGACGTACTGGAACCACAGGGGCAGCGAGAGGATGAGTCCGAACTCGCCGAGCGAGACGGTCAGGGCGGTGACATTGCCGTTGCTGAACGTGGGGATGCGAAAGAGCGTGACATCCAGCAGCACCGACTTGCCGGCAGCGACCCGCGATCGTTCTCGGAGGACGAGCACGCCGAGGACGACGACGGCGAGCACGAAGAGGATCGGGATGATGCTGAAGCCGCCGAGGCTGACGGGCGCTGAGTCCGTCGCCTCCCACCAGCCGTAGGCGCGTCCCTCGATCAGCGCGAAGACGAGCATGCCGAAGCCGAGGATGGACGCGCCCGCACCGACCCAGTCGGTGAAGCGGCTCGCCCCGCGCTGGCGGGACTCGGGGACGCAGATCAGAACTCCGATGATGACCAGGATGCCGAAGGGCAGGTTGATCCAGAACGCCCAATGCCACGAGAACGCCGATGTCAGCCACCCGCCGACGACCGGGCCGACCGCGGCCATCGAGCCGATCGTGGATCCCCAGACGGCGAACGCGATGCTGCGTTCGCTCCCGCGGAACGTGGCGTTCAGCAGGGCCAGGGTGGTCGGCAGGATCATCGACCCGCCGACGCCCTGGAGGGCGCGGGCGGCGATCAGCCACGTGCCGCTCGTGGCGAAGGCGCAGAGGATGCTCGCCCCCACGAAGATGCCGAGCCCGATCAACAGCAGCCGGCGCCGCCCGATGCGGTCGCTCATCGTGCCCCACACCATCAGCAGAGCCGCGAACACGAGGGTGTAGACCTCTTGCACCCATTGCACCTGAGTGGTGGTGAGGTCGAGCGACTCGATGATGGCCGGAGTCGCAACCGCCACGATCGTGGCGTCCATGATGATGAGCGCCACGCCCAGCGAGATCGCGGCGAGCCCCCACCAACGCAGGCGATGGAATCGATCGGCGTCCTGAATCACGGAAGGAAACGATACTCCCGTTTCCAACGGACCTGTCAGGATCCCCGATCCGGCGCCGACCGCGAAATGGTCGTCGTCAGCGCGCAGCAGCGGTCGCTGCCAGGACCTCACGGGTTCGGCGGATGTGCCTCTGCGCGGCGTGGACCGTCGAGAACCAGTCGATATCCCATCCCCGCCTCGGTGAGCAGGTGCACGGGATGGGCGGGTTCCTCCTCCAGCTTCTTGCGCAGCTGCGAGAGGTAGAGCCGCAGGTAGCCGGTGTCCGTCACCTCAGCGGTGCCCCAGATGTCTTCGAGCAGCGCGGTCCGGGTCACGAGCGCGCCGGGCTTGCGGGCGAGCATCTCCAGGATTTGCCACTCGGTCGGCGTGAGGTGCACGAGCACACCGGCGCGGGTCACCGCCTTCGCCGCGAGATCCACGCGAACATCGCCGAACGAGACGACCGGCTGGTCGGAGGATGCCGGAGCCCGCCGTGAGAGTGCCCGCAGGCGTGCCAGCAACTCGTCGATCTGAAACGGCTTCGTGACGAAATCGTCGGCACCGGCATCCAGAGCTTCCACCTTGTCGGCGGACCCGGCCCGCCCGGACACGACGATGATGGGGATGCTCGTCCATCTGCGAAGAGCCTCGATGACCGCCACGCCGTCAAGCTGCGGCATCCCCAGATCCAGCATCACGATGTCCGGACGTTCCGCCCCCGCGAGGGCGATGGCGGCGGCGCCGTCGGGCGCGGCGATGACTTCATAGCCGTGCGCGGAGAGGGTGATCCGCAGAGCGCGGACCAGCTGGGGGTCATCGTCTGCGACGAGGACCTTCACGGTCGCTCCGCGAGGGGCAGCGAGATCACCATGGTGAGCCCCCCTCCGGGGGTGTCTTCCGGTGTGAGCGTGCCGCCCATTCCTTCGGTGAACCCTTTGGACAGCGCCAGTCCGAGGCCAAGGCCCGTGCCGTTGTCGGTGTCGCCCAGTCGCTGGAAGGGCGCGAACATGTCCTCGCGCCGGTCGGGGGCGATGCCGGCTCCGTGGTCGATGATCCGCAGCTGCACGGCCGTCGCGTGCACAGCCGTCGTCACACTCACACGGGTTCCTACGGGCGCGTGACGCTCGGCATTCGCGAGCACATTGACGAGCACCCGCTGCAACAGCACGGGGTCGGCCCAGGCCGCGGGGATCTCCGGATCCAGCGCGAGATCGACGACATCGGGTCCGAGGCTCAGCTCCTCCAACGCGGCCAGCACCACGTCGGCCAGGTCGATGGGCTGCGGCGCCGCGGCGAGCACGCCGGCCTCGACGCGACTGACGTCCAGCAGGTCCGTGACCAGTTTCGAGAGGGCGGCGAGGCTCTCATCCGCGGTTTCGACGAGTTCGTCCCGGTCCTCGTCCGACAGGTTCGGCCCGCTGGCACGAAGTCCGCCGACGGCCGCGATGGCGGCCGCGAGGGGCCGGCGCACGTCGTGACTCACCGCCGAGAGGAGCGCGCTGCGGACTTGGTCGGCGGCGGCGAGGCTCTCCGCCGCCCTGGCTGCTTCGGTGAGCTCGGCGCGCTCGAGCGCGGCATTGAGTTGGGCGATGATGACCTCGAGCAGGCGACGCTCGGAGGAATCCAGTGCGCGCCCGTGCAGTTCAAGAGTCGCGCGGTCCGCGGCGCCGAGTCGGCCGACGGCGACCGAGACGAAGCGGCTGTCGCGAACCGGTTCGCCGTCGGTGGCGATCACGGCGCCGTGCGCATCGAGGAGCCGAACCCCGGACAGGCCGAAGGCTTCGCGGGTACGCGTGACGAGCGCGAGCGGGGCGCTCTCGCCGCGGAGCACATTGCCCGCGACCGCCGCGAGCAGCTCTGCCTCGGCGGCAGCGCGTTGTGCGATACGCGCTCGACGGGCGGCCGTGTCGACGATGTAGCTGACCAGGAGGGCGATCAGCACGTACAGGAACAGAGCCCACAGGTGCAGCGGATCAGAGATCTGGACCGAGAACTGCGGTGCCACGAAGAGAAAATCGAGGGTCAGGCCGGACAGCACCGCAGCAAGAAGCGCGGGCCATATCCCGCCGATCAGCGCCACCACCACGACGAGCAGCTGGAACGCGAGCACTTCCGCGGTGATCGACTCGGGTGTACGGAACGAGTAGAGCAACCAGGTCAGCAGCGGCCCCCCGGCAAGGGCGAGCGCGAAGCCCAGCCCGACCCGCTGTCGGCTGAGCGCACCACCCGTGACACGAGGAAGCACGAAACGGTAGCTGTCCGCCGTCTTCTCATCGATGTCGTCGACCACCTCGATCCACCACCCTTCGAGTTGCCATTCAGACCGCGTGTGCGCAGTCCTGTCGGACCCACATGATCCGCGTCAGCGTACCGCTGCGGCGGATCGCCCCTCGGTCTCGGGTGTGGGCGGTCCGGCCGGGCGGCTCGCGCGGCGCCCTGCCCGCTGCGGCTCCGGCGCGGGTCGGCCGGCCCGTTGGTCGCCCGGAAGCGGGCGCGAGCGGCGGCCGTAGATGAGTCGGGATGAGTCCAGCAGCCACGGCACAAGAGTGATCGATACGCCGTGCACGAGCATCAGCTGCTGTGCGATGCGCCGGGACCGGCGGTTGTGCAACAGCGACTCCCACCAATGTCCGACGATGTACTGGGGCAGGTAGACGGTGACGACGGAGGAACCGAACTTCTCGCGGTACTGCTTGATGAACTTCGTGACCGGCGCCGTGTATGACCGGTAGGGCGACTCGATGATGACCAGCTTCATCGGGATGCGGTGCTCCTCCCACTGCTTCTGCAGGGCCGCCGACTCCTCATCGCTGACCGCGACGTGGACGGCGACGGCCTTGTCGTGCTGTGCGGCCAGCGCGTAATCCACCGCCTTCAGGACCGGCTTCTGCAGGCGATTCACCAGAACGATCGCCAGGTCGCCGTCCGCTCCGAAGCGGGTCGTGTCGTCGACGCGGATCTCGTGCTCCACGTCGCGGTAGTAGCGGTTCACCCCGATCATCAGGATCGCCAGGATGGGGATCGCGATGAACACCAGCCAGGCGCCGTGGGTGAACTTCGTGATCGTGACGATCAGCAGCACCGATATCGTCATCGCCGCGCCGGCGGCGTTGATGACGAGGCCCCTGTGTGCGGAGCGGCGCTCGCGGCGGGCGGATGCTGCGGCCGCGGCATCCGGTGACGGTGCGGGCGTCTGTCGCAACACCCGTCGCCAGTGCCGGACCATGCCGATCTGCCCGATCGAGAAGGACACGAACACCCCGATGATGTACAGCTGGATGAGGGTGGTGAGGTTGGCCCGGTAGATGACGAGCACGACCATCGCCGCGACGCCCAGCAGCACCATGCCGTTCGAGTACACGAGGCGATCGCCGCGTGTGTTGAGGGCCTTCGGCGCGAAGCCGTCGCGGGCCAGCACTGCACCCAGCAGCGGGAACCCGTTGAACGCCGTGTTGGCGGCCAGCAGGAGCACGCATGCCGTCGCCGCCTGGATGATGAAGAACAGGATCGAGCCCGTGCCGAAGGTCGCCGCGGCGACCTGGGCCATCAGGCTGGGCTGTGGTCCCGCCTCGCAGTCGAAGCCGATCAGGTGACACGGGTTTTCGGCGTAGTGGACCCCTGACACGAGCGCGATCGCGACCAGGCCTGAGAAGAGCAGGATCGCGATGCCGCCCATCAGGGTCAACGTCATCTGCGCGTTGCGCACCTTCGGTGTGCGGAAGGCGGGCACGCCGTTGGACACCGCCTCGACGCCCGTGAGGGCCGAGCATCCGCTCGAGAAGGCGCGCAGCACGAGGAGGATGACCGCCGCTTGGGTGAGCGACTCCGCCTGCACGGCGAACTCCGCGCTGGATGCCACGGGCGGGTCGCCGAGGAGCGTGCGCGTCAGGCCCACCACGATCATCACGGCGACCGACCCGACGAAGACATAGGTAGGGACGGCGAAGGCGAACGACGCCTCACGCACCCCGCGGAGGTTCACGATCACGATCAGGATCACGAAACCGACGGCCATCTCGATGCGGCCCGGATTGAGCTCGGGAATGGCTGAGATGATGTTGTCCACGCCCGATGCGACCGACACCGCGACGGTCAGCACATAATCGACGAGCAGCGCGGCGGCGACCACGACGCCGGGCACCTCACCCAGGTTCGTCCGAGCGACCTCATAGTCGCCGCCACCCGAGGGGTAGGCCTTGATCAGCTGACGGTAGCTGGCGACGACGACGATCAGCAGCGCGACGACGCCGGCGGCCACCCACGGTGAGAACGCGAGGAACGCGGTGCCGCCGATGAGGAGGATCATCAGCAACTCCTGCGGCGCATACGCGACCGAACTCAATGCGTCGGAGGCGAAAATCGGAAGCGCTCGCTTCTTGGGCAGGAGCTGCTCGTCCAGTTGCTCCGAGGTCAGTGCATCGCCGATGATGAGGCGTTTGGCAAGCGGTGCCTCATCGCTCGGTTGGCGGTATTCAGTGGTCACGGCGAGCGACATTACGCTCGCCGGCGGGCTGCAGACGCGTGGAAGCTCTCATCCTCACGGAATCCATGCGCCACGGCAGCGGCGGTGCGACCGGGGCGCACTCCCTTCTGCTGAGACTGAGTTCCAGGTACCATGAACCTAAGTCTCAAATCCCAACGCAGGAGGATCCATCATGGCCGCCGCTGACTCCGCCTACCGGCCGCCGGTCGAGGACTATGCGTTCCTCTTCGGAGAGGCCTTCGGCCTCGACGTGGTCGCACGTGCCACCGGGCGCGAACTGACCGCCTCGGATGGCACCGAGATCGTCGCCGCCGCGGGCGAATTCGCGGCATCCGTCCTCGCCCCGCTGCAGACCGTGGGCGACCGCGACGGCGCCCGCCTGGTCGATGGCTCCGTGCATCTGCCCGACGGGTTCGCGCCGGCGTACCGCGCGTTCGTCGAGGCCGGCTGGATCACCGCCGAGGCCCCCGTCTCGGCGGGGGGAGACGGCCTGCCCGGCGCAATCCGGGCCGGACTGGGCGAGATCTGGAACGCCTCCAACGCGGCGTTCGCACTCTGCTGGCTGCTGACCTCTGGCCAGATCCACGCTCTCGATGCGACAGCATCCGACGATCTGCGCGAGAGATTCCTCACGAAGCTCGTCTCCGGCGAGTGGACCGGCACGATGAACCTGACCGAACCGGATGCCGGCACCGACCTGGGCGCGATCCGCACGACGGCCACCCCTCGCGAGGACGGCACCTGGTCGATCCGCGGCCAGAAGATCTTCATCACCTGGGGTGACCACGATGTCGCGGAGAACATCGTGCACCTCGTGCTCGCCCGCACCCCCAACGCCCCCGAGGGGGCGAAGGGCCTCTCGCTGTTCGTCGCACCGAAGTTCCTGATCGGCGACGACGGAAGCATCGGCGAGCGCAATGCGATCACCACGCTCGCGGTCGAGCACAAGCTGGGAATCCACGGCAGCCCGACGTGCGCCCTGGCCTACGAGGACGCGACCGGTCATCTCGTCGGAGAGCTGCACGGCGGCCTGGCGGGAATGTTCGTCATGATGAACTCCGCACGGGCGGGCATGGGGTTCCAGGCGACCGGAATCGCCGACCGGGCGTACCAGCAGGCAGCCGCCTACGCCGCGCAGCGAACCCAAGGCGCGGTGCTGGAGCGCTCGGCCGGGACCACCATCGCAGAGCATCCGGACGTGCGCCGCCTGCTGCTGTCGATGTCGAGCAAGATCTTCGCGATGCGGGCCCTCGGCGTCTACGTCGCGGACCTGCTCGATCGCGCCGCATCGGCCGACGCCGCCACGACCGCGCTGGCGGAGTTCTTCGTGCCGATCCTGAAGGGCTGGGCGACCGAGGATGCCCTGCAGGTCACCAGCGACGCCATCCAGGTGTACGGCGGAATGGGCTTCATCGAGGAGACCGGAGTCGCCCAGCACTATCGCGACGCACGGATCATGACGATCTACGAGGGAACCACGGCGATCCAGTCGAACGACCTCGTCGGGCGCAAGGTCCTGCGAAACCGGGCCGAGACCGTCGACGCGCTGCTGACCCGGATCACCGAGACCACCGAGCGTCTGCGCGAGCACGCCCACCCCGTTGCGACCCGGACGGCTGATCGCCTGACACGGGCGGTGGATGCTGCCCGCCGGGCGACCGCGGATCTGCTGGGCCACGGCGCTTCACCGCGCGACGCGTACGCGGTCAGCGTCCCCTACCTGATGCTGCTCGGCACCCTGTCCGGGGGATGGATGCACGCCCTCGCGGTTGAGGCCGTGCTCTCGAAGGGCGAGATGTCGGCGGGCGACGCAGAGCGACTCACGATGGCCGACTTCTACGGGGCGCACCACCTACCCCGCGCGTATGCGCTCGCAGACACCGTGGCCGCCGGCGAGATCGCGTAGTCCCGATCGCCTTCGGCTGAGCCCAGCCCCGTCCAGAGCGACGTGATCGTACAGCGCCGCGGTCCCGATGGGAAGGCCGCGACGAGAAGATCAGCCGAGTCATAACCTTGGATCCGTCCCGCCCCGGTGCGCCTTGCTCCGGAACGCGGGTCACCCACTCTAAGGAGAGATC
Coding sequences within:
- a CDS encoding alpha/beta hydrolase — protein: MNKRDFDIETPPARSRMKPPAASGTRTIRYGLACITAALAIATAGCTSARAHDPSPSPSITVEGNAADDAVAPIPGNPPVDYPPSWPHQSTITADGYLVNDCVPQELRSNVTSLTTSDGVHLSALVLGEGPRGVLLSHEQGYHICSFVPLAQRLAHTGYQVILPEYRNHGASEQSPDNDNIDRDGAAALAELHRRGAERVFIGGASCGGSVSAILAAAEPQITGLLVMSSPAQCGPLDAEAAISSVTAPTLMIVSPGDMEGALEREVRALYAASGAPEKELLIDESGYHGTDLFREAATGDQLLASVFEFITSTFD
- a CDS encoding APC family permease — its product is MSLAVTTEYRQPSDEAPLAKRLIIGDALTSEQLDEQLLPKKRALPIFASDALSSVAYAPQELLMILLIGGTAFLAFSPWVAAGVVALLIVVVASYRQLIKAYPSGGGDYEVARTNLGEVPGVVVAAALLVDYVLTVAVSVASGVDNIISAIPELNPGRIEMAVGFVILIVIVNLRGVREASFAFAVPTYVFVGSVAVMIVVGLTRTLLGDPPVASSAEFAVQAESLTQAAVILLVLRAFSSGCSALTGVEAVSNGVPAFRTPKVRNAQMTLTLMGGIAILLFSGLVAIALVSGVHYAENPCHLIGFDCEAGPQPSLMAQVAAATFGTGSILFFIIQAATACVLLLAANTAFNGFPLLGAVLARDGFAPKALNTRGDRLVYSNGMVLLGVAAMVVLVIYRANLTTLIQLYIIGVFVSFSIGQIGMVRHWRRVLRQTPAPSPDAAAAASARRERRSAHRGLVINAAGAAMTISVLLIVTITKFTHGAWLVFIAIPILAILMIGVNRYYRDVEHEIRVDDTTRFGADGDLAIVLVNRLQKPVLKAVDYALAAQHDKAVAVHVAVSDEESAALQKQWEEHRIPMKLVIIESPYRSYTAPVTKFIKQYREKFGSSVVTVYLPQYIVGHWWESLLHNRRSRRIAQQLMLVHGVSITLVPWLLDSSRLIYGRRSRPLPGDQRAGRPAPEPQRAGRRASRPAGPPTPETEGRSAAAVR
- a CDS encoding acyl-CoA dehydrogenase translates to MAAADSAYRPPVEDYAFLFGEAFGLDVVARATGRELTASDGTEIVAAAGEFAASVLAPLQTVGDRDGARLVDGSVHLPDGFAPAYRAFVEAGWITAEAPVSAGGDGLPGAIRAGLGEIWNASNAAFALCWLLTSGQIHALDATASDDLRERFLTKLVSGEWTGTMNLTEPDAGTDLGAIRTTATPREDGTWSIRGQKIFITWGDHDVAENIVHLVLARTPNAPEGAKGLSLFVAPKFLIGDDGSIGERNAITTLAVEHKLGIHGSPTCALAYEDATGHLVGELHGGLAGMFVMMNSARAGMGFQATGIADRAYQQAAAYAAQRTQGAVLERSAGTTIAEHPDVRRLLLSMSSKIFAMRALGVYVADLLDRAASADAATTALAEFFVPILKGWATEDALQVTSDAIQVYGGMGFIEETGVAQHYRDARIMTIYEGTTAIQSNDLVGRKVLRNRAETVDALLTRITETTERLREHAHPVATRTADRLTRAVDAARRATADLLGHGASPRDAYAVSVPYLMLLGTLSGGWMHALAVEAVLSKGEMSAGDAERLTMADFYGAHHLPRAYALADTVAAGEIA
- a CDS encoding fumarylacetoacetate hydrolase family protein yields the protein MRIARWLDGTQVREGFVEGPDVIPFPDGRSVASVLAEGLDAAHTLHARAVGDPGAGRRPLGEVRLLAPVTPPSVRDFVSFEEHVEGVSAGVEGKSHVAAEWYEAPTFYFTNPHTILGPDEPVRPPVTERLDFELELAAVIGGVPGSDGANLDPLQAASHIFGYTIMNDWSARDLQAREMKVRLGPCKGKDFGTTLGPWIVTADELAPYLDDEGFLALRAEVRVNGEIIGEDLVSNMGWPFPELVAYASRNARVVPGDVLGSGTVGNGGCLGELWGRNGRLSPPPLAEGDEVSMTIDGIGDLTARVGAAVSAPELPPARRRPRSRVRD
- a CDS encoding MFS transporter encodes the protein MIQDADRFHRLRWWGLAAISLGVALIIMDATIVAVATPAIIESLDLTTTQVQWVQEVYTLVFAALLMVWGTMSDRIGRRRLLLIGLGIFVGASILCAFATSGTWLIAARALQGVGGSMILPTTLALLNATFRGSERSIAFAVWGSTIGSMAAVGPVVGGWLTSAFSWHWAFWINLPFGILVIIGVLICVPESRQRGASRFTDWVGAGASILGFGMLVFALIEGRAYGWWEATDSAPVSLGGFSIIPILFVLAVVVLGVLVLRERSRVAAGKSVLLDVTLFRIPTFSNGNVTALTVSLGEFGLILSLPLWFQYVLGMDALQAGLALLPLAVGSFVASGSIHSLGKYLSPVQMVRLGILLEIVSLAVMALLIRPDSTLWVTGVPLFFYGMGVGFATAQLTQLILVDVPLDKSGQASSTQSTARQVGSALGIAILGTALFTTLRAGTEARLSDQIAADPAVGDLVAGVSDSAGALIAELAGNPATAPIADAAREALTQGVSVAAWIAISALVVGLLTTIPLGRRVAEESAEEPRAVDAES
- a CDS encoding dihydrofolate reductase family protein, producing the protein MPAVVLIASISLDGFAADRHRSVERLHRWFIGPDADESSASDPFLTRFRATGAIVFGRNTFDDGQEPWGEDDVFWAPVFIVTHERRDPVVRNGALFTFVDGARAALEAAGIVAGEKEVHVMGSADVARQLLGDGLIDEIDLHVIPVILGAGARLFPDDLVDAIELELTDSAESRGVQRLRYRVMR
- a CDS encoding amidohydrolase family protein translates to MSASETGVIDVHAHVLLPSLHAEVERRAPELVAEAAALDLRRNGAASQAVSGPMIGMRIPKLTDVGVRLADMDAQGVQTQWVSASPNHFYPWAPEGLAVWAAGEANRLIAEHVAQAPDRLTGLGLVPMQHPERMVEYLDDAVLGRGLAGVEISSFAGDVELSDPRLEPFWARAAELGIVIFLHPFGCSLDERLDRFYLANTVGQPAENAVALSHLIFAGVLDRHPGLKIVAAHGGGYLPTVIGRSDHAWHVRPDARGCEHPPSTYLRRLWFDTVVHDSRTLRALVEVAGEDRVVLGSDYPFDMGLDDPVAKIREAELPEQLTRRILGGNAAALIGTRGSA
- a CDS encoding response regulator, giving the protein MKVLVADDDPQLVRALRITLSAHGYEVIAAPDGAAAIALAGAERPDIVMLDLGMPQLDGVAVIEALRRWTSIPIIVVSGRAGSADKVEALDAGADDFVTKPFQIDELLARLRALSRRAPASSDQPVVSFGDVRVDLAAKAVTRAGVLVHLTPTEWQILEMLARKPGALVTRTALLEDIWGTAEVTDTGYLRLYLSQLRKKLEEEPAHPVHLLTEAGMGYRLVLDGPRRAEAHPPNP